A genomic region of Gammaproteobacteria bacterium contains the following coding sequences:
- a CDS encoding ABC transporter ATP-binding protein gives MTTLLKVQGITCHYEGHHVIESLSLHMNRGDLCCLLGPSGCGKTTALRAIAGFEPVTSGEIQLRGEVVSKSGYSLAPNKRHLGMVFQDYALFPHMDVRANICFGLNKKSHKEKKKISDELLELVGLGHLPGRYPHELSGGQQQRVALARALATEPDLILMDEPFSNLDVDLRERLGLDVRDIFRQKNIATILVTHDQHEAFALGDMVGIMNEGRIMQWDTPFNLYHEPINRFVANFIGQGVFLDGKLLTHDTVETSIGIIKGDRAYQLPVGSAVEVLVRPDDVVSDHDSTLIGKIINKAFKGAETVYTLKMPTGDTVLSLFPSHHDHAIGDDVRVRLAAQHLVLFQK, from the coding sequence ATGACAACACTTCTCAAAGTTCAAGGTATTACTTGTCACTACGAGGGGCATCATGTCATTGAAAGTCTTTCACTTCATATGAACAGGGGTGATCTATGTTGTCTGTTAGGGCCGAGTGGCTGCGGTAAAACAACCGCCCTACGAGCCATCGCTGGGTTTGAACCTGTGACGAGTGGAGAGATTCAGTTACGTGGCGAAGTTGTATCAAAATCAGGTTACAGTTTAGCGCCGAATAAACGTCATCTTGGCATGGTTTTTCAAGATTATGCTCTGTTTCCACATATGGACGTACGCGCGAATATCTGTTTTGGCCTCAATAAAAAAAGCCACAAAGAGAAGAAAAAAATCAGTGACGAGCTGCTTGAACTGGTGGGCTTAGGGCATTTGCCTGGCCGTTACCCTCACGAGCTTTCTGGCGGGCAGCAGCAGCGTGTTGCACTGGCAAGAGCGCTGGCGACCGAGCCTGATCTGATTTTAATGGATGAACCTTTTTCCAACCTGGATGTAGATCTGCGTGAACGCTTGGGTTTAGATGTTCGTGATATTTTTCGTCAAAAGAATATTGCAACTATTTTAGTGACCCATGATCAGCATGAAGCATTTGCCTTGGGTGATATGGTCGGCATTATGAATGAAGGGCGTATCATGCAGTGGGATACGCCCTTCAATCTTTATCATGAGCCAATAAATCGCTTTGTTGCCAATTTTATTGGGCAAGGTGTTTTTCTTGATGGCAAACTGCTCACTCATGATACGGTGGAAACCTCGATTGGCATCATAAAAGGAGATCGTGCCTATCAACTGCCTGTGGGAAGTGCTGTAGAAGTTTTAGTGCGTCCAGATGATGTGGTGTCAGATCATGACAGCACACTGATTGGGAAGATTATTAATAAAGCTTTTAAAGGGGCAGAGACGGTCTATACATTAAAAATGCCTACGGGGGATACCGTGTTATCTCTTTTCCCCAGCCATCATGACCATGCTATTGGTGATGATGTCAGGGTTCGATTAGCTGCACAGCATCTTGTTCTGTTTCAGAAGTAG